From the genome of Erinaceus europaeus chromosome 1, mEriEur2.1, whole genome shotgun sequence:
AACAAATTACTTTAAAAGTATGAGAGGCATCAAGAATGTGTTAAGTCTTGAATTCTAAGTCTGTCTGAATGTCATTGTGCATTCAGGTGCAATTCTCTGATGCCTCAAGCAATAtacagtccaaaaaaaaaaaatgactattgtGCACAGACTCCTTCAGGGAAGTTACCAGAGATCAGAGTTCCATATATGCATTTTTGCATAATCGCAAGGCCTGTGAGCTCCCAATATAACTCTTGACACTCATCACACTTCTGCCTTAAGGGGGAGGGAGTGGTGACAAAAAGGGGAGTCTGAGGCCTTACTTTGGGAGACTCTAGagagagtctttaaacaaatgaTACAGGAATGTCCTAATGATCCAACAAtatcactcttgggcatttatccaaaggatactCAGACATTAACTTAAAAGGACACatattcacagctgcattattcacaattgccaaagagtggaagcagcctaaatgcccatgacAGATGGCTGGCTATGAAATTAAGGGATATTTACTCCATGGAATTctactccacaaaaaaaaaaaagaaaagtgtccttttgggataaaatggatgtgACTGGGAGAGATtgagcttagtgaaataagtaaaaaaaaaaaaaaaaatgaagggaaacTACGAGATTAATTTACTCATCTGTGGAATCAAGAGAACTGATGTGCatgaattgaaaaaataaattaaaaaaaccagaagcaaacaaactatttctaagactttgtaagaactattaaTGATTACCATCAGAGGtgggagaatggggacacagaattttagtCATGGGTGCTATGTGGaactataactttttaaaaatttttctttatttattggatagagacagccagaagttgaaagaaagggggagacagagagggaaagagacaagagagacacctgcagcactacttcaccacttgtgaagctttccccccgcaggtggggactgggaactcaaacccgggtccttgatcattgcaacatgtgtgctcaaccaggtaccccaTCGCCTAGCCCTGAAACTATATCTtgtaaccttataatcttgtaattcactattaatcacaaatacattattttaaaaattctcatgTTGATATTAGTCCATTGGTAATGATCACACTTAACTTTTCTGTTCTTAAAACACAGATATTGTAGCCCTAAGCATTGTATTAATCATGTGTctcctccctttatttattttaatgtatacaAGCTAAGCAAATAGATAATATCCTTTATAATAACtacttttcttattctttataatAATTCTTTATAATTTATAGAATCCTGTAAGATCCAAATAGACAGCATACTGGGTTAAAGAACTGTAGTTTTGTTGTTACTTTCTAACAACAAAAAGCAATTTAGAAAATAGAGATTAGTAGGAAAGTCGGAAACAATATCTCAAATACTAAGTGGTTTTAAAGAGGGGTCTTGGAAATATAAGTTAGCATAAGTTCAAATGAATAGCATATTCTTTAAAACTGGAGAAGAAAAACGTTAGAAATCAAAATATAAATTTTGAGTAAATATGTTAATGCAGAGTGGTAAATATGAGACATGAGAGAAAAGGGATAAAAGTCATCTTGGAGATTGTTAATTGTCAGGGGTAAGTTGCCTTTAGTGCAGGGAAAGCTGTGAAAGAATTTACAAAGTCAAAGGCTGGAAAGACAAAGACTTGTTCAAAGAAAATATGCAATACAgagtggacagagacagagaggggcatcAGAGTACAGAGACTTGGGGCTTGGAAGGGGACTACAGCTTTGGAAGGGTTGTTACAGTGTTGGAATGCAGTGTTCCTATTTCCTGAACTGTCTATTTCTAAATAACTTGAGCAGTTAGTGGTCCTGGGGAGTTACTTCttgttgtcttcttttttttttttttttttcttttggcttccagggttatcacttggactccatgcctgtaccatgaatctactgctcctggaggctatttttttcactttttgttgcccttgttgtttaatcattgtcgtggttattattattgttgtcattgatgatgttgttgttggacaggacaaagagaaatggagagaggatgggaagacatagagggggagagaaagacagataccagcagacctccttcaccacttgtgaagcgacccctctgcaggtggggagccgggactcgaaccaggatccttatgtctgtctctgtgctttgcgccgtgtgcacttaacctgccatatgctcttaacctTAAAATGCTACTTCTTAAAATAAAGAAGCTCATCCTTGGATTTCCATTAAATTGACTGTGCATTTGAGCAAAAATGGAGAAATGCTTACACAGGCATGATAATATTGTGTCAGGCTAGCTACCTATTCATGAACGCAAACACAGGGATGTGCTTTACGACATGCCAGACAAGCAAGGTTTTTATGGTCTTCTCTAAATCATTTTCTAAAAGTGCTCCTAGTTAATTTTTAAGTTATCTCTCAGTATTTCCCCCTCAGAGAGACAACAATGATGTCTCTGAATAGGGGCAAATGTCTCAATTGGCTCTCTACATTGCCCTGAAGTAATTTATGCTTGAGACTAAGCTCTTGGGGTGGAGAAGTGAGGAAGGTATTGAGACTGACTGACAGAACAGAGAAGGTCATTTAGGAATCTATAATCACTACTTTTAGTAGGAAGGTTGAGGTTATTCTCATTTAGCTAAAGAGGAAAAATATCTCAGTCTGGAGAATCTTGGTTGCCTTTTCCCTGCTAGAAATGATCTGCATAACAAAAGGTGTTTGTTGAAAATACCAGTTTTGTGTGACTTCCTGAGGTCAGTTTACTATGCCTTCATCTAATTAACAAGAGTATGAAACTACTGGAGtgataaagaaaagagaggagctcTTTAAACTCATTAAGATTGCACCAGACAAGCAAAGCTCAGAATATTTTAGGGAGAAGGCAGGGACTGGTAGAGCACTGGCCAAATTCCTTTGGCTTTGCCCATCCTCCTTGGCAAGAAGAAAGCAGGACTAACATATAGAGAGCAGAATCCAGGTCTCTGATTCCAGGATTCTAGTAaaggattacaaaaaaaaaaatgatacgaAGCTGGCAAAAGGAGAGAATGTGTTTTGTAACGTGACATTTGTTCTCCATAATGTACAATGTTCAAAAAATATGGGTTTTTTTACTTGTACATTATATAGaagtacagagacagaaaggaaaccttaacttttcttccttcctttttctttttcttttttaatttcataaaagaaaaaatatatacagactGGCAATATAGCTCAACTGGGAGGACTGAATACATGAATACATCCCACGTTCAATCCTGTTCCCCACCACAACAGGGGGATGTCCTGTCTCTTTGTCCCTGCCTTTTTCCTTCTTAATGAAAAATTGACTTGGAGCAGTAAAAACCTTAgggataacaaaataaataaataaacaaacagatgaaaGTAAGTTCACATCCAATAAGTAGTACGTGTAAAATTGAGGAAATTTTAATAAGGCAAGATAAACAGAGGATTAACACATTAGAGTTATTGGTACAAAGACAAATTACCTTTAAATGGTTGTATGTCTTCAACGATTAAACTAAGACCCAAAGCTAATAAACCAGAAAGTTCAGTGAAATAAGGTAGTAATTAAGGTCTCAAGGTAAGCAGTAAAAATGTTCCTGGGGCTCAAAAAGAACaatctgggggttgggcagtggcgcagcgggttaagcacacttgaagcaaggcacaaggactggcgtagggacccgggttcgagtccctggatccccacctgcaggggagtcgcttcagaagcagtgaagcaggtctgcaggtgtctatctttctctccccctgtcttcccctcttctctccatttctctctgtcctatccaacaacgaacgacatcattaacaacaataataaccacaacaaggctacgacaacaagggcaataaaaggagggaagaaatggcctcaaggagcagtggattcatggtgcaggcactgagccccagcaataacactggaagcaaaaataataataatagcaatttgATAAATTTGATTAAAAGGTAATTCTATTTAGCAATCACACATTTATAGAAAGGATTTTAGAGGGTAAATTTTAAGtaattgtttaaaataaaaattaaattaaagaacagTTGCAAGTTTTAAAgtgcatatcattttaaaaaacctCCTAACAAATTTGGAAATACCCCAAATTAATTTAAGGTTAATAAAAACCccaattacaataaataaaagaagatcaTTCATCTTCAAAGAGAAAATGTAGGTGAATATCTTCATAATTTTGCAGTAAGCAAAATTGCTTTTTGATAATAAACTTTCTTTTGCACAAGACACAGAAGCAGTATAAAATGATGCTGGTTTCAGAAAATGAAACTTTTCTGCTTATCAAAAAGCATTATGAAAACAAGTAACTCAGCCACAGATATAGaatggaaacaaacaaataaaaaaagaataataaccacagtacATATATTCCACAAAGACGGTGGAATCAAATAATTAAAACTCTTTGTTACGGTGtgcctctttcttctcttatACAGAAGAAAATTATACACAATGGCTAAAGATTATAGTTTGAATGTTATGCAACTCCtgccagacattttttttttaatatttgtttatacctttttgttgaccttgttgttttgttgttgttgttgttattgatgtcattgttgttggataggaggagagagaaatggagagaggaagggaagacagagagggggaaagaaagacaccagcagacctgcttgacaGCTTGTGTATTGACTcctctgctggtagggagcctggggatcaaacagaaatccttctgctggtccttgggctttgagcaacctgtacttaacccactgcactactgcccgacttcctttttttttaaagtttaattattATTGGCAGTTTTCTGCTCCTAATGCAACCTTCCTTGAccagccccagccctgtccccagcCCTAGTCCTTACATGCTTCCTCATTAccacattaagaaaaaataataataatattaataaccccCATGATGTGCTGTGGCTAGAAACTGTGAAAGATAAGGTCAGTACTCTACTGCTTGAGTtatctcttatctctttctcttatcgatttttaaaaatcatttacatTTAAGAAGCCATTATAACTCCTCTCATCTAGTTTACAATAATCTATTGATGTCTTAATTTCTATTATAGGGTACACAGAAATATCACTAAATCTGAACACTGCTTAAGGGTAGAACTCAACATTTAGGAGAATGATTACAGCATTTAAAATACACCTGAATTGTGAAATTTTGCTGTTTATTTCTAGAAAACTTTACCATATTCTTAGTATGTGGTAACACAAATTTGAGAAcacattttaaagtttatttaccaTAGGCATCAAAATGTTGTAATTGAAATAATTACTCTTAGTCATAATTTTTCATCTTAGTCATTCCTCTTTTCAACTTTAGAATAAGATAGCCatttgttcatttaaaaataagttattaaGTATGTACTATGTGTTTCAGTGAAGAAAAGTGGTTAGAGGACATAGTCTTCAGTTTTTTGTGAAGGACAGATTCTAATAGAAAATATGATTGGTGTAAAGGAGACAGTATAATCATTATAcaaactaattttttatttttattaatttatttttaaactttctttttaaaatattttcttttctttctttctttctttttttttttttgatggagacagaaattgagtagggGAGGGCAAAtagagaagggtgagagaaagggagaaatctgTAGCATAGCTTCACCTGTGGgctggtgaggcttttcccctgcaggtgggaatccagggacttgaacccaggtccttatgcattacagtgcaaaaTCAAAAGATCTTTCATGCCTAAGGGACCAAAGTAtcaggttaaatcccctgtaccactattaACCAtaaatgagcagtgctttggtttatcTCTGTCATCTTTGTTTTGTTGTATTGTGTTTGgttggttttaatttttatttattattggatagagacagagagagtgagagaggaggggggtagagaggagagagacatagagacacctgcaggcctgcttcaccacttgtgaagctttccttgcaggtggggagcagggacttgaacctgagtccttgaacactgtaatgtgtgtgcttaaacagaggTGCCATCGTATGCCAccctggtttctctctttgtatctttctctttgtgtttctttctcattaaaataaatcaaatagaaTCCCGCCCCGCAGGTGCTCAGCCTGAAGATGGCGGCAGCCGTGGAGCTGACGTGCCTCGAGAGATGGCTGGGTTTGCGAGGGGGACGCAAATACGGTGCGCAGGGCGAGCGGCAGGTTCCTGTCCTTCAAACAAACAATAGTCTAAGTCTAACAGGATTGACAACTATAGCAGCTTACCTGGTCAAGCAAGCCAACAAAGAATATTTACTTGGGAACACTGCAGAGGAAAAGGCAATTGTTCAGCAGTGGCTAGAATATAGGGTAACTCGAATAGATGGGCCCTGTGGTAAAGAGGAAGTCCGCATTCTCTTGAAGGATCTTAATTCTTACCTTGAGGATAAAGTCTACCTTACAGGATATAACTTTACCTTAGCAGATGTCTTACTGTACTATGGGCTGCACCGCTTTATAGTTGATCTGACAGttcaagaaaaggagaaatatctTAATGTGTCTCGCTGGTTTTGTCACATTCAGCATTATCCAGGCATCAGGCAACATCTGTCCGACGTCATCTTCGTCAAAAACAGACTGTACACCAATGCCCACTAGAAGTCATATGTGCAGTGGAAATATCGTACATGGAAATTTTATTCTGCACCAGAAGACTGATAAATTGAAATGCCGCCATTCTTTATTTGTTGAACTTGGTAGAACTCTTAAATGTAAACTTGTGTCTAAGTGTTTTATTCTTTAGTTGAAACTTTTTATGTAAAACTTCAACTACTGTCAGAACTTGTTGAGATCATTTTAATTACCCTGACAAAACTTATTTTAATTAAAGTTGTAAACCAGTGgcttaatcttaaaaaaagaaaaaattatcttcTCAAAGATTGGTATATTTGGTCATTTACTGACATCTCTTTCATGTTGTGAAATTCATTTCCCCTTTATGGATATTTACAGTACTTTATTTACTAAAAAGTGTAATAAATGTTGCCAaggacacacaaaaaaaataaataaaaataaataaataaaaaaaataaatcaaataaaatacatttaagaaTATATGATTTGAAAAATGTCGACAAATATAAGTACATATAGTGCTGGATTTATAAGTAGATTTGAGGAAAATCCTGCCAGAAGGGACATCCAAATAAATATCCATGCATGAGTTAAAATTACCATAGAGAAAGAATAGAGGAGTTAGACAGAATGATAAAATGAGTGAATATTCAGAAATGGCAGGAGATGGTAAATTACTTGAAAAGGAATTGTCAGTGGATGATGCCCAAGTTTCTGACTCTAGTCAAGAGATAAATATCAGTATCTTTATTACTATTTCTGGGTATTACcagtgagtttatttatttatttatttatttataatttttggtTTTGAGATAACCTTGGTTTAAAAGTCTATAAAGATTTCAGAAGTACAATTTTCACCGCCTCAAAATGTGTTACCCCACTTCCACCACAAAATTCCAATGGATCATCTCTTCACTACAAGTACCCTGCAAGCTTTTGTTAATCTTAGTTCTGCTGTCCAAGTTCATAGTCATCACTGGATTTTTGTGTCTTTGTCTGGCTTTGTTAGCTGTGTTCCCCAAGGAAgatgttattttatatttttatttcatattagtCCCTTCATTTATGTCTTGTAGTTTTGATTTGGTGGTGAATTGCTGCAGctcttatttttcttaaaatctaATCATTCAGGTATTTTCTACAAATAAGTAGTTTTTCTGGTAGTGGTTGTAGCAAGAGCAAACAGAAGCTATCCACAACTAGCTAGACagctaatatattttttaaaaaagatttttcttacACATCAATTTGATTTAATGTGGGACAAACTTTTTTAAGAGATACAAAAGTATTTTATAACTTAGTTAGATTTATACCCATATTTTGTTATAAAGTAGCTAAGCTCAGTTGAAAGGAAGGCAGTTAGTTCTTTTTATGTTTTACCATCGTTTCCCACTCAATTTTATAACATGTGTATTTCTACTATCTAAAGTAAAACACATCTTCTTCCATATCAGATTATTCCCTTTGCTATCTAATGTAGAAATCCTGGCTGATGATTCTGACAGGAATAATCTATCTTCATTGCATAGAAACTGGCAGAACAGTTTTGATCAGCCATGTGAATACCTCTCTCATTACCACCAAGTGTAAATGAAATTCTTATTCGGTGGAATGGCCAAACTAATGCATAAAGACAGCATCTTTTCAAAATACCCTGTAGACCTTATTTTCCCTTACTTTGTAACACTAATTCTTGGTTTCTAACCTTATTTTCTATTGGGCTTTACTCACATTCTAATTGAGGCATACAAGTTCATCTGCCCAAAACACAAAGTTATGTATGGTGATGTGAATCCCTTTGCAATAGTTCTGTGCATCACTTCCTCAGCAAACACAGAGAGCAGTGGGCTTGCCAAAGAGAACTTAAAGGCTACAAAGAACCTTCTTAAGGAATATCATACTGAAGTAGAGGCAGAATTCATCAT
Proteins encoded in this window:
- the LOC103120988 gene encoding eukaryotic translation elongation factor 1 epsilon-1-like produces the protein MAAAVELTCLERWLGLRGGRKYGAQGERQVPVLQTNNSLSLTGLTTIAAYLVKQANKEYLLGNTAEEKAIVQQWLEYRVTRIDGPCGKEEVRILLKDLNSYLEDKVYLTGYNFTLADVLLYYGLHRFIVDLTVQEKEKYLNVSRWFCHIQHYPGIRQHLSDVIFVKNRLYTNAH